The following coding sequences lie in one Salarias fasciatus chromosome 7 unlocalized genomic scaffold, fSalaFa1.1 super_scaffold_4, whole genome shotgun sequence genomic window:
- the tmem250 gene encoding transmembrane protein 250 gives MPIIPIPRRVRSFHGPHTTCMHSACGSTNTSKLVRTKYNNFDLYLRSRCMYSFLRFLLYFGCSLLTSLLWVSLSALFFLQYISVRVLLRLQYKLSVMLLLLGHRRLDFGVLNDLIIYSMQITMFLVGGLGWCFMVFVDM, from the coding sequence ATGCCTATCATCCCCATCCCACGGCGGGTGCGCAGCTTCCATGGCCCCCACACCACCTGCATGCACTCGGCCTGCGGGTCAACGAACACTTCCAAGCTAGTGCGCACCAAATACAACAACTTTGACCTCTACCtgcgctcccgctgcatgtacAGCTTCCTCCGCTTCCTGCTGTACTTCGGCTGCAGCCTGCTcacctctctgctctgggtgTCGCTCTCGGCCCTTTTCTTCCTGCAGTACATCAGCGTGCGcgtgctgctgcggctgcagtACAAGTTGTCggtcatgctgctgctgttaggTCACCGCCGCCTGGACTTCGGCGTGCTGAACGACCTGATCATCTACAGTATGCAGATCACCATGTTCCTGGTGGGGGGACTCGGCTGGTGCTTCATGGTGTTTGTGGACATGTAG
- the nacc2 gene encoding nucleus accumbens-associated protein 2 — MSQLLHVEIPNFGATVLGSLNEQRLLGHYCDVSILVKGQAFKAHRAVLAASSLYFRDLFSSSTKTQFELPSSVTPACFEQILTFCYTGKLTMAASEQLVVMYTAGYLQIQHIVERGMDLMFKANSPHCDSQTAGSLEETGSEPQSPCNNGNGLTVAALLGTPGWSPSLLMPHRKIKLESGDPTPVTVPSTQSKISSSELGSRLSRASSLFYTTAGGNPIPGMPAFHLHATSGGGAGGGGGGTGGERSSPGASSNPTTDSPTSYQNEDEEFEEEPYDGITEEAYSHLYGRSANPYGIQDKPEMAAVPLALENRNCVLIRRDLVALPASLISQIGYRCHPKLYTEGDPGEKLELVVGTQVFMTRGQLMNCHLCAGIKHKVLLRRLLATFFDRNTLANSCGTGIRSSTSDPSRKPLDSRVLNAVKLYCQNFNPNFKESEMNVIAADMCTNARRVRKRWLPKIKSMLPDGMEVYRAGMGMGAAVGLGLALGAPQSGVPLPFESDFKNLEQRLYPDRKEPLRTHPPLAEGSPGSGAEGADAEGEGEGAVQEEPAEDEEDAGLEGADGSHGAPTLIPGAEAGNCGDTPSEQEGESFGQGLRVNGQ; from the exons ATGTCCCAGCTGCTCCATGTGGAGATCCCGAACTTTGGAGCCACAGTTCTGGGCTCTCTTAACGAGCAGCGCCTGCTGGGACACTACTGTGATGTATCCATTCTGGTCAAAG GTCAAGCTTTCAAAGCCCACCGGGCCGTCTTGGCTGCCAGCAGCCTCTACTTCCGTGAcctcttcagcagctccaccaaGACGCAGTTTGAGTTGCCTTCCTCAGTCACACCTGCTTGCTTTGAGCAGATCCTCACTTTCTGCTACACAGGGAAGCTCACAATGGCAGCTAGTGAACAGCTGGTGGTCATGTACACAGCTGGCTACCTCCAAATTCAGCATATAGTTGAAAGAGGTATGGACCTGATGTTCAAGGCCAACTCACCTCACTGTGACTCACAAACAGCGGGATCCCTGGAAGAAACAGGATCCGAGCCACAGAGTCCTTGTAATAATGGTAATGGCCTCACAGTGGCCGCCCTTTTGGGAACCCCGGGCTGGTCTCCATCCTTACTCATGCCTCACCGCAAGATCAAACTAGAAAGTGGCGATCCGACCCCCGTGACAGTCCCCTCAACGCAAAGTAAGATTTCGTCTTCAGAGCTGGGGAGTCGTCTGTCAAGGGCTAGTTCACTCTTTTACACAACGGCTGGAGGGAACCCCATCCCTGGCATGCCAGCTTTCCACCTTCATGCAACCAGCGGAGGTggggcgggaggaggaggaggaggaacaggcgGCGAGCGGTCCAGTCCTGGAGCGTCCAGCAATCCCACCACTGACAGTCCCACCTCCTACCAGAACGAGGATGAGGAGTTTGAGGAAGAGCCCTACGATGGGATCACTGAAGAGGCCTACAGTCACCTTTATGGACGTTCGGCTAACCCTTATGGGA TCCAGGACAAGCCTGAGATGGCAGCAGTGCCCTTGGCCTTGGAGAACCGCAACTGTGTGCTGATCCGCAGGGACCTGGTGGCTCTGCCTGCAAGCCTCATAAGTCAGATAGGCTACCGCTGCCACCCTAAGCTCTACACTGAGGGGGACCCAGGGGAGAAGCTGGAATTGGTCGTTG GTACACAAGTGTTCATGACACGAGGCCAACTGATGAATTGCCATTTGTGTGCTGGTATCAAACACAAAGTCTTGCTCCGACGTCTGTTAGCCACGTTCTTTGACAG GAACACTTTAGCCAATAGCTGTGGGACAGGTATCCGTTCTTCTACTAGTGACCCTAGTAGAAAACCCCTGGACAGCAGGGTCCTCAACGCTGTCAAAC tCTACTGTCAAAATTTCAACCCTAACTTCAAGGAGAGTGAAATGAATGTGATTGCTGCTGACATGTGCACAAATGCAAGGCGTGTCCGCAAACGATGGCTGCCCAAGATCAAGTCGATGCTGCCCGACGGCATGGAGGTCTACCGTGCAGGAATGGGCATGGGCGCCGCCGTCGGTCTGGGCCTGGCCCTCGGTGCCCCGCAGTCCGGTGTGCCCCTCCCCTTCGAGTCTGACTTCAAGAACCTGGAGCAGAGGTTGTATCCAGATCGCAAGGAACCTCTCAGGACTCACCCACCACTGGCTGAAGGAAGCCCCGGTTCCGGGGCAGAAGGAGCAGATGCtgaaggtgaaggtgaaggagCAGTCCAAGAGGAACCAGCGGAAGACGAGGAGGATGCTGGGTTAGAGGGTGCAGACGGATCACACGGGGCGCCGACTCTGATCCCGGGCGCTGAGGCGGGGAACTGTGGTGACACGCCATCTGAGCAGGAAGGGGAGAGTTTTGGACAAGGTCTAAGGGTGAACGGACAGTGA